In Ignavibacteriales bacterium, the following proteins share a genomic window:
- a CDS encoding chemotaxis protein CheA has protein sequence MENELQFSLLNDPDMKEIFESFVIETKEILEKLDLNLVDLEKRSQDTELLNDIFRSFHTVKGTAGFLGLDKLTFLTHHAEDILNKLRKLEVLLDDEIMNAILLAYDSMKELVLHIESNKNEEINVDEAVEALKIVLSRCESKSAAQSDIEIETQTTAIQSGEIQNKVSELVEVDEIPDLTCEITPEKINISKQEKIIEAAHKKGDNTIRVDVERLDELVNIVSELVLGRNRLSQIYHEASIDYEGTKLSRDLAETSRHMDLMTTELQLAVMKTRMIKIGKVFNKFPRLVRDLSKETKKDIELVIHGEETELDKTLIEEINDPLVHLVRNSIDHGVELPEDRIKKQKPAKGTITLAAEHEGNNIIITIQDDGKGIDPEKIKEKAIEKGLLNKERAKELTKQEIFNLIFLPGFSTAEKVTNISGRGVGMDVVKTNITKLRGIINVDSEVDKGTKIILKLPLTLAIIQGLLVGINKETVIIPLNSVIEVVRVSSEQIHTINKKEVIQLRDSVLPLINIHKLLFKFASNGHDRTWQYVVVVGIAEKRFGIKVDMLLGQKEVVIKSLGSYLGNIQGIAGSTIMGDGKVVVILDLAELINNLRE, from the coding sequence ATGGAGAATGAATTACAATTTAGCTTGTTGAATGATCCGGATATGAAAGAGATTTTTGAAAGTTTTGTTATTGAAACTAAGGAAATTCTTGAAAAGCTGGATCTCAACCTTGTTGATCTGGAAAAACGATCCCAGGATACAGAACTTCTTAACGATATTTTCAGATCATTCCATACCGTTAAAGGCACGGCTGGATTTCTGGGTTTAGATAAACTTACTTTCCTAACTCATCATGCGGAAGATATTTTAAATAAACTACGCAAGCTTGAAGTATTGTTAGATGATGAAATTATGAATGCCATACTTCTTGCATATGACAGTATGAAAGAACTTGTTTTGCACATTGAATCGAACAAGAATGAAGAAATTAATGTTGATGAAGCAGTTGAAGCATTAAAGATTGTTCTCTCCAGATGCGAAAGTAAAAGTGCAGCCCAATCGGATATTGAAATTGAAACACAAACCACAGCAATTCAATCGGGGGAAATTCAGAATAAAGTATCGGAATTAGTTGAAGTAGATGAAATACCGGATTTAACTTGTGAAATTACTCCGGAAAAAATAAATATTTCCAAGCAAGAAAAAATAATTGAAGCGGCACATAAAAAGGGTGATAATACAATCCGTGTTGATGTAGAGCGCCTGGATGAATTGGTGAATATTGTTTCTGAATTAGTTCTTGGCAGAAATCGTTTAAGCCAAATATATCACGAAGCTTCCATTGATTATGAAGGTACTAAATTATCGCGCGATCTTGCAGAAACTTCCCGGCATATGGATTTGATGACAACTGAACTTCAGCTTGCAGTTATGAAAACAAGAATGATAAAGATTGGCAAAGTATTTAATAAATTTCCCCGGCTTGTACGCGACTTAAGCAAAGAAACAAAAAAAGATATTGAACTTGTTATCCATGGAGAAGAAACTGAACTTGATAAAACTTTAATAGAAGAAATAAATGATCCGCTTGTTCACCTTGTCCGCAATTCTATTGATCATGGAGTAGAACTTCCGGAAGATAGAATCAAAAAACAAAAGCCGGCTAAGGGAACCATAACTTTAGCCGCAGAGCACGAAGGCAATAACATCATCATTACAATTCAGGATGATGGTAAAGGAATTGACCCTGAAAAGATAAAAGAAAAAGCGATTGAAAAAGGACTTCTTAATAAAGAAAGAGCTAAGGAGTTAACAAAGCAGGAAATTTTTAATCTTATTTTCTTGCCCGGATTTTCTACCGCAGAAAAAGTAACAAACATCTCCGGGCGTGGTGTTGGAATGGACGTTGTAAAAACCAACATTACAAAATTGCGTGGAATTATTAATGTTGATTCGGAAGTTGATAAAGGAACAAAGATAATCCTAAAGTTGCCTTTAACGCTTGCAATAATTCAAGGCTTACTGGTTGGAATAAACAAGGAAACAGTTATCATTCCATTGAATTCAGTAATCGAAGTAGTTCGTGTTTCTTCTGAACAAATCCATACAATAAACAAAAAAGAAGTAATCCAATTAAGGGATTCAGTTCTTCCGCTAATAAATATTCATAAACTATTGTTTAAATTTGCAAGTAATGGACACGATAGAACCTGGCAATATGTGGTTGTTGTAGGAATTGCGGAAAAACGGTTCGGAATAAAAGTCGATATGCTGCTTGGTCAAAAAGAAGTAGTAATTAAATCACTTGGAAGTTATTTGGGAAACATACAAGGAATAGCTGGCTCTACAATTATGGGTGATGGAAAAGTAGTTGTAATATTGGATCTGGCTGAGCTAATTAACAACTTAAGAGAATAA
- a CDS encoding chemotaxis response regulator protein-glutamate methylesterase: MITRKIKVLVVDDSAFMRKSLSMMLESDPEIEVIATARDGLEGIELAKRLSPDLITLDIEMPKMDGLTALQRIMAEHPTAVMMVSSLTTDGADATLKALELGAIDFIPKEMSFVSVNIVKIKLDLIQKVKSIVRQQEHKARLVRLREITHKIQVDVVPPTKSEKLPSKFYKAIALGISTGGPLSLQKVIPQLSKKVNCPIFIVQHMPPKFTKSLADRLNGLSALEVKEAENAETVKGGIVYIAPGGFHMHIENGSFSSIKIRISEEPADTLHRPSVDVMMDSVVKVYGKSTLGIIMTGMGKDGFEAMKELKSLGGNTIAQDEDSSVVYGMPKAIVDGGLADLILPLERISEIINMAF; encoded by the coding sequence ATGATAACAAGAAAAATAAAAGTTCTTGTTGTTGATGATTCCGCATTTATGCGCAAATCATTAAGTATGATGTTGGAATCTGATCCGGAGATTGAAGTAATTGCTACGGCAAGGGATGGTCTGGAAGGGATTGAATTAGCAAAACGATTATCACCAGATCTGATTACCCTTGATATTGAAATGCCAAAGATGGATGGGCTGACAGCGCTGCAAAGAATAATGGCAGAACATCCAACTGCAGTTATGATGGTAAGTTCTTTAACAACTGATGGAGCTGATGCAACATTAAAAGCTCTGGAGCTTGGCGCAATTGATTTTATTCCAAAGGAAATGTCTTTTGTTAGCGTTAATATCGTTAAGATAAAATTAGATCTTATTCAAAAAGTAAAATCGATTGTAAGACAGCAAGAACATAAAGCCCGGTTAGTACGTTTAAGAGAAATTACTCACAAAATCCAGGTTGATGTTGTTCCGCCAACAAAGTCGGAAAAACTTCCATCTAAATTTTATAAGGCAATTGCGCTCGGTATTTCTACCGGTGGTCCATTATCACTTCAGAAAGTAATTCCGCAGCTATCAAAAAAAGTTAATTGCCCTATTTTTATAGTACAGCATATGCCGCCAAAGTTTACAAAGTCGCTGGCAGATCGATTAAATGGACTGAGTGCCCTTGAAGTAAAGGAAGCCGAAAATGCAGAGACTGTAAAAGGCGGAATAGTATATATTGCACCGGGTGGTTTTCATATGCACATAGAAAATGGTTCCTTTAGTTCGATTAAAATAAGAATCTCAGAAGAGCCGGCAGATACACTCCATCGCCCATCTGTTGATGTAATGATGGATTCGGTTGTTAAAGTGTATGGCAAGAGTACGCTTGGAATAATTATGACCGGTATGGGTAAAGATGGTTTTGAAGCAATGAAAGAATTGAAAAGTTTGGGTGGAAATACAATTGCGCAAGATGAAGATAGTAGTGTTGTTTATGGCATGCCAAAAGCAATTGTTGATGGCGGGTTAGCAGATTTAATTTTGCCATTGGAAAGAATTTCAGAAATTATAAACATGGCGTTTTAA
- the flgB gene encoding flagellar basal body rod protein FlgB — protein MPEPTIKVLERLISYSALRQKVISKNIANISTQNYQREEVKFNDLLTEGINANLKATETQHFQSKNLSSADPSEFTVVKDTETEMLSGINNVNIDKEMADLAENSIMYKFAAKKLQLYFRSLQEVIKGQR, from the coding sequence ATGCCAGAACCAACGATAAAAGTTTTAGAAAGACTGATTTCATATTCAGCGTTACGGCAAAAAGTAATCAGTAAAAACATCGCTAATATTTCTACGCAAAATTACCAGCGCGAAGAAGTTAAATTTAACGATCTACTTACGGAAGGCATAAATGCAAATCTAAAAGCCACAGAAACCCAGCATTTTCAAAGTAAAAATTTATCATCAGCAGATCCATCAGAGTTTACCGTGGTAAAAGATACTGAGACAGAAATGTTATCCGGTATTAACAACGTTAATATCGATAAAGAAATGGCTGACCTGGCAGAAAATTCAATAATGTATAAATTCGCTGCAAAAAAATTACAATTATATTTTAGATCTCTGCAAGAAGTAATTAAAGGACAAAGATAA
- the flgC gene encoding flagellar basal body rod protein FlgC, which translates to MNFNGFNISAKGMSIQRKKMDLVAENIANMDTTKAENGKPYQRKFLIVNSENKLPGIELNKNSIQLRTTDIEHIRQEVVLVPENNSDLQINGKEIEDSSTGSQVFMPEHPDANEKGYVTMPNVNIITEMVDMIAASRGYESNLTAFNASKQMAKDSLEI; encoded by the coding sequence TTGAACTTCAATGGTTTTAATATCAGCGCAAAAGGAATGAGCATCCAAAGAAAAAAAATGGATCTGGTTGCAGAAAATATTGCAAACATGGATACTACTAAGGCTGAAAATGGTAAACCTTACCAAAGGAAATTTCTTATTGTAAACTCCGAAAATAAATTACCCGGCATTGAATTAAATAAGAATTCAATTCAATTAAGAACAACTGACATTGAGCATATCCGGCAGGAAGTTGTATTAGTGCCGGAAAATAATTCGGATTTACAAATAAATGGTAAGGAAATTGAAGACTCATCTACAGGTAGCCAAGTCTTTATGCCAGAACATCCGGATGCAAATGAAAAAGGTTATGTAACAATGCCTAATGTAAATATAATTACAGAAATGGTTGATATGATTGCTGCCTCCAGAGGATATGAATCGAACTTAACAGCTTTCAATGCTTCAAAACAAATGGCTAAAGATTCACTGGAGATATGA